The following coding sequences lie in one Microbacterium sp. XT11 genomic window:
- a CDS encoding threonine aldolase family protein: MSIQHDPAIRGFASDNYSGIHPEVLEAIAAANGGHQVAYGEDAYTARLQEVFRAHFGEQAEAFPVFNGTGANVTGLQSMLPRWGAVIAATTAHINVDEGGAPEKIGGFKLLTVPTDDGKLTPELVDREAWGWGDEHRAQPLVVSITQSTELGTLYTADEIKALADHAHERGMKLHVDGARLSNAAAALDLPLRAFTTDAGVDVLSFGGTKNGAMLGEAIVVLNPEASDGLAYSRKFNMQLSSKMRFVSAQLIALLEGDLWLRNARHANAMAQRLRSEIESGIADGSIRGVAFTQPTQANGVFATLPDGVADRLRESFRFYDWDAARNEVRWMCGFDTQEDDVDAFVAELSRLTRG, translated from the coding sequence GTGAGCATTCAGCATGACCCCGCGATCCGGGGATTCGCCAGCGACAACTACTCCGGCATCCACCCCGAAGTGCTCGAGGCCATCGCCGCGGCCAACGGCGGCCACCAGGTCGCATACGGCGAGGACGCCTACACGGCCCGCCTGCAGGAGGTCTTCCGCGCGCACTTCGGCGAGCAGGCCGAGGCCTTCCCCGTCTTCAACGGGACCGGCGCCAACGTCACGGGGCTGCAGTCGATGCTGCCGCGGTGGGGCGCCGTGATCGCCGCCACCACCGCGCACATCAACGTCGACGAGGGGGGCGCGCCCGAGAAGATCGGCGGCTTCAAGCTGCTCACGGTGCCGACCGACGACGGAAAGCTCACGCCCGAACTCGTCGATCGCGAAGCGTGGGGATGGGGCGACGAGCACCGTGCCCAGCCGCTGGTGGTCTCGATCACCCAGTCGACCGAGCTCGGCACGCTCTACACGGCCGACGAGATCAAGGCCCTCGCCGACCACGCGCACGAGCGCGGCATGAAGCTGCACGTCGACGGCGCCCGCCTCTCCAACGCCGCGGCAGCGCTCGACCTGCCGCTGCGCGCCTTCACGACGGATGCCGGCGTCGACGTGCTCAGCTTCGGCGGCACCAAGAACGGCGCGATGCTGGGCGAGGCGATCGTCGTGCTCAACCCCGAGGCCTCCGATGGTCTCGCGTACTCGCGCAAGTTCAACATGCAGCTGTCGTCGAAGATGCGCTTCGTGTCGGCCCAGCTCATCGCGCTGCTCGAGGGCGATCTGTGGCTGCGCAACGCGCGGCACGCCAACGCCATGGCGCAGCGTCTGCGCTCGGAGATCGAGTCGGGCATAGCCGACGGCTCCATCCGCGGCGTGGCGTTCACCCAGCCCACGCAGGCCAACGGCGTGTTCGCCACTCTGCCCGACGGCGTCGCCGACCGGCTGCGCGAGTCGTTCCGCTTCTACGACTGGGATGCCGCGCGCAACGAGGTCCGCTGGATGTGCGGGTTCGACACCCAGGAGGACGACGTCGACGCGTTCGTCGCCGAGCTCTCGCGGCTGACCCGGGGCTGA
- a CDS encoding FadR/GntR family transcriptional regulator → MGERDDAARDFSGAVLQPVSGYQAVAGFLRREMALGRIRPGDRLPPERRLAEQLGVSRETLRQALRILEGSGQIVITRGASGGAIAQDAALDPRLIREEVRTRSAEIGELTEFREIVESGGAALAAVRRSDADLAAMELAQDDLAAAVTKAQSRIADTDFHLALAEASGNSFVRDAVEEARVRMFEPVDLMSFDFVKESSWHAHERILDAVRRGDAEAADAAMRAHLRTTREEFARIVGP, encoded by the coding sequence ATGGGCGAGCGTGACGACGCGGCACGCGACTTCTCCGGCGCCGTGCTCCAGCCTGTCTCGGGGTACCAGGCCGTCGCCGGCTTCCTCCGCAGGGAGATGGCGCTTGGGCGCATCCGTCCCGGTGACCGGCTGCCCCCGGAGCGCCGGCTGGCCGAGCAGCTCGGCGTCTCGCGTGAGACGCTGCGTCAGGCCCTGCGGATCCTCGAGGGCAGCGGGCAGATCGTCATCACCCGCGGGGCGTCCGGCGGCGCGATCGCTCAGGATGCCGCCCTCGATCCGAGGCTGATCCGCGAGGAGGTGCGCACGCGGTCTGCGGAGATCGGAGAGCTCACCGAGTTCCGCGAGATCGTCGAGTCGGGGGGAGCGGCGCTCGCCGCCGTGCGCCGCAGCGACGCCGACCTGGCGGCGATGGAGCTCGCGCAGGACGACCTCGCCGCCGCGGTCACGAAGGCGCAGTCGCGCATCGCCGACACCGACTTCCACCTCGCGCTCGCGGAGGCCTCGGGTAACTCGTTCGTGCGCGACGCGGTCGAGGAGGCGCGGGTGCGGATGTTCGAGCCGGTCGACCTGATGAGCTTCGACTTCGTGAAGGAGTCGAGCTGGCATGCGCACGAGCGGATCCTCGATGCCGTGCGCCGCGGCGACGCGGAGGCTGCGGATGCCGCGATGCGCGCGCATCTGCGGACGACCCGCGAGGAGTTCGCGCGGATCGTCGGCCCCTGA
- a CDS encoding gamma-glutamyl-gamma-aminobutyrate hydrolase family protein — protein MDIISIPTVPRPLIGISGRRLRGSAIGAPHGFADAPLEAYLSEYATSVVAAGGLPVHLPMDAAPDELVSRLDGVVIAGGDDVDPRLYGQVPGPYTPLIDPQRDAFESGLITSAIERGVPLLGICRGAQLLNVVRGGTLHQHLAPGEGESHGSYAYPRAHRVHPVRTVADSVAGMLYGEVVHVNSFHHQAVDVPGDGIVVTGWAPDGVVEAIELEGLPVVGVQWHPETFDADPIFGWLVDRAAAFAAHGAAAATQRTASATPQTAPVPQQTTAATQEIA, from the coding sequence ATGGACATCATCAGCATCCCCACCGTTCCCCGGCCCCTCATCGGCATCTCCGGACGCCGCCTGCGCGGCTCCGCGATCGGCGCGCCGCACGGCTTCGCCGACGCCCCGCTGGAGGCGTACCTCAGCGAGTACGCGACGTCCGTGGTCGCAGCAGGCGGCCTCCCCGTGCACCTCCCGATGGATGCCGCGCCGGACGAGCTCGTCTCGCGCCTGGACGGCGTCGTCATCGCCGGCGGCGACGACGTCGACCCCCGGCTCTACGGGCAGGTGCCTGGACCGTACACGCCGCTGATCGATCCGCAGCGCGACGCGTTCGAGTCGGGTCTTATCACCTCGGCGATCGAGCGCGGCGTGCCCCTTCTCGGCATCTGCCGCGGCGCCCAGCTGCTGAACGTCGTCCGCGGCGGAACGCTCCACCAGCATCTCGCACCCGGCGAGGGGGAGTCGCACGGCTCCTACGCATACCCGCGCGCCCACCGGGTGCATCCGGTGCGCACCGTCGCCGACAGCGTGGCCGGGATGCTCTACGGCGAGGTCGTGCACGTGAACTCTTTCCACCACCAGGCGGTCGACGTGCCGGGCGACGGGATCGTCGTCACCGGCTGGGCGCCGGACGGCGTCGTCGAGGCGATCGAGCTGGAGGGCCTGCCGGTGGTCGGGGTGCAGTGGCATCCGGAGACCTTCGACGCCGACCCGATCTTCGGCTGGCTGGTCGACAGGGCGGCTGCCTTCGCGGCGCACGGCGCCGCAGCCGCGACACAGCGGACGGCATCCGCCACCCCGCAGACCGCACCGGTACCGCAGCAGACCACAGCCGCGACGCAGGAGATCGCCTGA
- a CDS encoding SDR family NAD(P)-dependent oxidoreductase: MRHADKNALITGAGSGIGRETALRLAGEGARVLVTDISADGAAETVRLIEERGGTALAAVVDVRSRDDIRAAVDTARKEWGALHLLVNNAGVVTEHSFETLTEDAWDFVFDINLKGQFLVAQEVAPLIAESGGGAIVNLSTVEALVVVTSTGTAQPHYNASKGGVPMLTKALAVELAGKNIRVNCVAPGPIATDFFDYESVTSPEALEFMKQRLLVQRVGQPADIASAVSWLLSDEASWIDGIQLPVDGGWLTR; this comes from the coding sequence ATGCGACACGCAGACAAGAACGCCCTGATCACCGGAGCCGGTTCGGGCATCGGACGCGAGACGGCGCTCCGCCTCGCCGGAGAGGGCGCGCGCGTCCTCGTGACCGACATCTCGGCCGACGGCGCGGCCGAGACCGTGCGTCTCATCGAGGAACGCGGCGGCACCGCGCTCGCCGCGGTGGTGGATGTGCGCTCGCGCGACGACATCCGCGCCGCGGTCGACACGGCGAGGAAGGAATGGGGAGCGCTGCACCTGCTGGTGAACAACGCAGGCGTGGTCACCGAGCACTCGTTCGAGACCCTCACCGAGGATGCCTGGGACTTCGTCTTCGACATCAACCTCAAGGGCCAGTTCCTCGTGGCGCAGGAGGTCGCCCCGCTCATCGCCGAGTCGGGCGGCGGCGCCATCGTGAACCTCTCCACGGTGGAGGCGCTCGTCGTCGTGACGAGCACCGGCACGGCACAGCCGCACTACAACGCCAGCAAGGGCGGAGTGCCGATGCTCACGAAGGCGCTCGCCGTCGAGCTGGCAGGGAAGAACATCCGGGTGAACTGCGTGGCTCCCGGACCGATCGCGACAGACTTCTTCGACTACGAGAGCGTGACGAGTCCCGAGGCCCTGGAGTTCATGAAGCAGCGGCTGCTCGTGCAGCGGGTGGGGCAGCCGGCGGACATCGCGTCGGCCGTCTCCTGGCTGCTCAGCGACGAGGCCTCGTGGATCGACGGCATCCAGCTCCCTGTCGACGGAGGGTGGCTGACGCGATGA
- a CDS encoding glutamine synthetase family protein: MIDDVRLAPDDLDAAGIRTVIVATPDLQGRLVGRRIPVEGFGRVVENGVDICTCAWAWDIEQGLDLIDANRFALCGMHNGVPDVTLIPDLDTLRPAAWLDGVAICLADPVDVRTHEPMPLSPRVILKQELARLRDLGLAPLAGTELEFYLFRNEPRELRRSGFRDLDPTTLTPSDFMIHEGNLYEPFFQKLRSDLRASGILVEAAQSEWGLGQWEMTFEYGDPLEMADRHALYKLAVRDTAARAGMSATFMARPLNDQPGSSCHVHVSFVDDAGSALFWDDAASDHLSDTMRSAIAGALEHAPALMAWYAPTVNSYRRSNSTDVAGSGRTWGFDNRTATVRVVGHSPSALRFEFRLPGADTNPYFALTGILASARDGMQRRTALGDPVTGSAYDLPGDGAMPSNPSEAAGLFAESALVRELLDAELISHQRILLEHEWTTFMSRVTDWDLNRYFDRI; this comes from the coding sequence ATGATCGACGACGTACGCCTGGCGCCGGACGACCTGGATGCCGCGGGCATCCGCACCGTCATCGTGGCGACTCCCGACCTGCAGGGTCGTCTCGTCGGCCGCCGGATCCCCGTCGAAGGCTTCGGCCGGGTCGTCGAGAACGGCGTCGACATCTGCACGTGCGCGTGGGCGTGGGACATCGAGCAGGGCCTCGACCTCATCGACGCGAACAGGTTCGCGCTCTGCGGCATGCACAACGGAGTCCCCGATGTGACGCTCATCCCCGACCTCGACACCCTGCGGCCGGCGGCGTGGCTCGACGGCGTCGCGATCTGCCTCGCCGACCCCGTCGACGTGCGCACGCACGAGCCGATGCCGCTCTCGCCCCGGGTGATCCTGAAGCAGGAGCTCGCCCGCCTCCGCGACCTCGGTCTCGCGCCGCTCGCCGGCACGGAGCTCGAGTTCTACCTGTTCCGCAACGAGCCGCGGGAGCTGCGCCGGTCGGGCTTCCGCGACCTCGACCCCACGACGCTCACCCCGTCGGACTTCATGATCCATGAGGGCAACCTCTACGAGCCGTTCTTCCAGAAGCTGCGCTCCGATCTGCGCGCCAGCGGCATCCTGGTCGAAGCCGCGCAGAGCGAATGGGGCCTCGGCCAGTGGGAGATGACCTTCGAGTACGGTGATCCGCTCGAGATGGCCGACCGCCACGCCCTCTACAAGCTGGCCGTGCGCGACACGGCGGCGCGTGCCGGCATGTCCGCGACGTTCATGGCGAGGCCGCTGAACGACCAGCCCGGGTCGTCCTGTCATGTGCACGTGTCGTTCGTCGACGATGCGGGGAGTGCGCTGTTCTGGGACGACGCCGCGTCGGATCATCTGAGCGACACCATGCGCTCGGCGATCGCCGGCGCGCTCGAGCACGCGCCGGCGCTCATGGCCTGGTACGCGCCGACCGTGAACTCCTACCGCCGGAGCAACTCCACCGACGTCGCGGGCAGCGGCCGCACGTGGGGCTTCGACAACCGCACGGCGACGGTGCGCGTCGTCGGACACTCGCCGTCGGCGCTCCGCTTCGAGTTCCGCCTGCCGGGAGCCGACACGAACCCGTACTTCGCGCTCACCGGCATCCTCGCGTCGGCCCGTGACGGCATGCAGAGGCGGACGGCGCTCGGCGACCCGGTGACCGGCAGCGCCTACGACCTTCCCGGCGACGGCGCGATGCCGTCGAACCCCTCGGAAGCCGCGGGGCTGTTCGCGGAGAGCGCGCTCGTGCGGGAGCTGCTGGATGCGGAGCTCATCTCTCACCAGCGCATCCTTCTCGAGCACGAATGGACGACGTTCATGTCCCGCGTCACGGACTGGGATCTGAACCGCTACTTCGATCGGATCTGA
- a CDS encoding aldehyde dehydrogenase family protein: MTYPALRTWIGGAPEASAGGDGPWLHDPNTGEALAPSASSSPEQVDRAIEAARRAHDDARWRGLAPEERAERLEVLAAWLDDRAEEVALLDALNSGVPISVTRLFGGSNGATIRDAARRAVAVGDVRELASEQGGVRLHRVPWGPTALILPWNAPSAMAVKKTAFALAAGATVVLKPSSFSPWSAQVLLEGVREADIPDGVVGLVQGGGDVGRALVSDKRIAAISMTGSTPTGRAIATAAAARFARLQLELGSNNPAIVRHDADLDQAAAALADGVLKLSGQWCEAPRRVLVDRARRDEFARLLIEEFGRRRIGSSLDDATEVGPVAFAARRDELDEQRGRLASDGAEILRVSQVPADGWFFAPTVAVLDGPGLADEVFGPMLTVGGYDDEEEAVRLANTGQVGLAGYVFGEDADAAAALGTRLVAGEVKVNGTSVLDMSPESAQSFFGASGLGGHGDDDVLDFFVGKRVVGRDRPGLPL; this comes from the coding sequence GTGACCTACCCTGCCCTGCGCACCTGGATCGGCGGCGCCCCCGAGGCCAGCGCCGGCGGTGACGGCCCCTGGCTGCACGACCCGAACACCGGAGAGGCGCTCGCGCCGTCGGCATCCAGCTCTCCCGAGCAGGTCGACCGTGCGATCGAGGCCGCCCGCAGAGCGCATGACGATGCGCGATGGCGCGGGCTCGCCCCGGAGGAGCGCGCCGAGCGTCTCGAGGTCCTCGCCGCCTGGCTCGACGACCGCGCCGAGGAGGTCGCTCTGCTCGACGCGCTCAACAGCGGCGTGCCGATCTCGGTGACCCGTCTGTTCGGCGGGTCGAACGGTGCGACGATACGGGATGCCGCGCGGCGCGCGGTGGCGGTCGGCGATGTGCGCGAACTGGCGTCGGAACAGGGCGGAGTGCGGCTGCACCGCGTGCCGTGGGGCCCGACGGCGCTCATCCTGCCCTGGAACGCCCCCAGCGCCATGGCCGTGAAGAAGACGGCGTTCGCGCTGGCGGCGGGGGCGACCGTGGTGCTCAAGCCGTCGTCGTTCTCGCCGTGGAGCGCGCAGGTGCTGCTGGAGGGCGTGCGCGAGGCCGACATCCCCGACGGCGTCGTGGGGCTCGTGCAGGGCGGTGGCGACGTCGGTCGCGCGCTGGTCTCCGACAAGCGCATCGCGGCGATCTCGATGACCGGTTCGACCCCGACGGGGCGGGCGATCGCGACCGCCGCCGCTGCCAGGTTCGCGCGGCTGCAGCTCGAGCTCGGCTCGAACAATCCGGCGATCGTGCGCCACGACGCCGACCTCGATCAGGCTGCCGCTGCGCTCGCCGACGGCGTGCTGAAGCTGTCGGGTCAGTGGTGCGAGGCGCCGCGACGCGTGCTCGTCGACCGTGCACGGCGCGACGAGTTCGCCCGGCTGCTGATCGAGGAGTTCGGACGCAGGCGCATCGGATCGAGCCTCGACGACGCCACCGAGGTCGGGCCGGTCGCGTTCGCCGCCCGTCGCGACGAGCTCGACGAGCAGCGCGGACGCCTGGCGTCGGACGGCGCGGAGATCCTCCGCGTCTCCCAGGTGCCGGCGGACGGCTGGTTCTTCGCTCCGACGGTGGCCGTGCTCGACGGTCCAGGCCTGGCGGACGAGGTCTTCGGGCCCATGCTCACGGTAGGCGGGTACGACGACGAGGAGGAGGCGGTGCGCCTCGCCAACACGGGCCAGGTCGGACTCGCCGGGTACGTCTTCGGGGAGGATGCCGACGCGGCGGCCGCGCTGGGCACGAGGCTCGTGGCGGGAGAGGTCAAGGTCAACGGCACGAGCGTGCTCGACATGTCGCCCGAGTCGGCGCAGAGCTTCTTCGGCGCCAGCGGACTGGGCGGGCACGGCGACGACGATGTGCTTGACTTCTTCGTGGGGAAGCGGGTCGTCGGGCGGGACCGCCCCGGCCTTCCCCTCTGA